The following nucleotide sequence is from Apium graveolens cultivar Ventura chromosome 4, ASM990537v1, whole genome shotgun sequence.
CTActtatagcccaagggtagggtttaggggttgatACCTTTTAATCGTAGTCATCGGTTCTAGGAGCGGAGGACGCTTGGCTGGAGTtgatgctttacacgtgtcggGACGGGACTTGTTGGGGAATTTCCTGAGTATCTTATGACACATGActtgattattcccatgattgatgggTGACATTTGTCCTTATCATGCGTTTCGGTATGCGCCTCACGTGACGGGACCTCCCAAGATTGGGCTTGCGGGACTGGGTCAGTTAGGACTAGTAGTGTGCGGGACTGGATTGAGTTAGAATTCCAGGTCTGGTTCTTGCAGGAGCTACATGTACTATCACCCGTATTAAATGATCATCCGTTATGCGTGAAGTATGGACAACCGTTTGAGGCAAGAAAGAGGGAAACGTTTTGATAATTCATTGAACGACTATGCCCAAACGGGTCTTCGGTCCGTGAGCATTCGCCCCGATAGTTTTGGTGTTCGGTGAGTTTTTGCTTGTTGGGCCTTATTGGACCTGTAGCTAGCAATAAGATTTATACCCAAATCTCGATTGTGTATTTAGTTTTTGttattttgatttaatttttatattatacgGTACAAGTTTTCGAATAACGTACTAAATTTATATTTATTCACCCCATGTAATTAACCTTTTTGACTAAAATatgatatattttagaaaatttctCCGGTACGGAGTTCAATTTGAACCTAAAACCAGCATAGAACCTTAGGattcaaaaaattaatttttacgGTTCGATTTGATCAGTTTTTattgattttaattaaataatttgaattttaATTCGGTATTTTCTGACCCCACTTCATTCCAATTACTAACCAAGACTCCAAGAGGGGGCTGGTAATGGTATACAAAAAGCCTTTCGTGAAGGGAAGAGGATGAACCTAAACATGAGCTCGGGCGAGTCAATCGTGGCTCAAATCCAAGGTCTTTCCACCTCTCCTCGTGACATCTCTCAACTCCACGCTTTTCTCAAGCAATCTGATGATCTTATTCGCTCCGACTCCACTCGCTTTGCTCCTTTACTCACTCTACTCGATCCCTCCATTCACTCTCTCGGTTTTCTTTACATTTTGTATGTCTCTTACTTTTTattcttcttctcttctttttattttatttaactcTTTCATTTTCATTTATGTCCTTTTCTTATATGTGCTGCTTCAATTTCTAGGTTTAATTaagttttttttttctttttttatattttatggaGTTCAATTTGTACATTTTGGTTGAATAACAAGTTGAAAACCCTAATAAGTCTTTTCATTTTGAATCTACAAGATAAATCAGTTCAAAGAATCTCATTTCTCGATTATGACTTACGAGTATATTGTTAGGATATTGTGTTCGAGTCCACAATTTTCTGCAGATAAATAAGTTTGATTACCTTTTGGAATTTCATTTTTTGATTATTAGTTGTGAGTATATTGTTCTGGTGTTTAGCAGTCTTTTCCGCACAAGATTATGCATACTGATTTACTTAAATTGACATTAACAGTCTTGTAGAGTGAGAATGGGGGGGGAGTATTTAATCCTGTCAGATAAGTGTTTGCAGCTAAATATTAGGTCAAAGCACAGTTGTAAGTAACATGCTCGTTTAAATACATTGCTGCTTGTCTCGATGTACTGTATTAGGTCTTTAGAATTTCTATTGAGTAAAATTGGCAATGTGCTCATGAGTAGGCTTAATATTGCCTATATAATGACTTGACGTGAATTGGTGTTCGCTAGATTGAAGTATTTAAAAATGCAGCTTTTGATTTGGCATAATCAGGATTCAGGATGATTAATACTTTCTTTTTAACTACGGCGTTAACAGGGATGCCTGCACTTCAGGTCCTACTCCAAAAGAGCAAGCTAATGAACATGTTTGCACTATTGCTAGATTTGTCAAAGCTTGCTCCACTGAACAGATTCGTATGGCTCCTGAGAAGTGTATGTTTGCTTACTATTGGCTGTATTGATGTACATGCACGTTACTTACTGTGATCTAACATGACTGTTAATTTTGAGATTGCAGTTGTATCTATATGTAAAAAGTTGAAGGACCAGGTGATGTTTCTTGCAGCTCCCATACGAGGGATTGCTCCTATGCTGACCGCTATTAGGAAGCTTCAATCATCTACCGAGCATTTAACTACTTTACATCCTGACTTTCTACTTCTTTGTCTATCTGCTAAATGCTATAAAAATGGGTTATCGATTTTGGAAGATGATATATATGAAGTTGATCAACCAAGAGACTTTCTCCTATACGGATATTACGGGTGTGTTTTTCGTTAAAAGATCTTTTCATAAAGTTTTGAATCTACACTTGCATTGGTTGATACGAGGCTTGATACATGTTAGCCGCTAAATTGTACTTTACAGCAATCAGCTTGAGGTCACAAAAGAAATATATAATCATTAATCATGTAAATAATTAACTCTTGATAGATACATGTGCTTGTTGCCTCATCCTACAAAAAAATTTAATGTTAAGCATAAATTATTACATTTACAAGTTAACCAAATTACAAAAATTAGAAATTTTTTTTGACCATGATTCCCCTTTTGCACATGATAGAGGGATGATTTGCATTGGTCTGAAGCGCTTTCGCAAGGCAATGGAGCTCCTACACCATGTATTGTTTCTTCTTGTTATGGAGCTTATCAAACTATACGGATATTTCGACagtttaatataaatatttttatttgctACAAATTAATCTCTAAAATCTCAGGTTGTAACTGCTCCTATGTCCAATATGAGCGCTATAGCTGTTGAGGCTTACAAAAAGTATATCCTGGTTTCACTCATTCACCTGGGGCAGGTTTGAATTATTTTCTCATACATGACAACTTGATATTCATAAAGGAATTTGAAATAGGTTACGTTAGTTTGATAGTAATTTTGTTACTTTGTTTGTGCTATGCTGAATGAAGTTGAAGTTTTATTTTTTATAGCCAGGAGGGTAGTACTGTCTAAAACTTCGGGCCTGATAAGAGGTCGTCATAATTATGTTGTTGAAATAATTGATTTTAGATTGTATTAAGTAGTTTATGCTACCGGTTTTGGAGGGTAAGGAGTAAGTGACATTTTGAAGAAACTGATGGTATAGATTACCAAGTAAGAAAAACTCTCTTTCTGTAGCAATAGATCTCCGATAGGCTTTTATTAGACCTAGAATTTTAAAGGCATTGAGACCACGGTTTTAGATATATCACTCGCTTGGCTCCTGGACGTGATTTTGTACAGGGGCCAGTTGCCTTTTTAGCTGCTGCTTGCATTCTTTAGTGACTGCTGCTTTTTCGTGATAGGCTAAGAAGGTTGGCCTCTTCTGCAGTTCTTGGGATGCAATTTTGTATTTATACTTTAAAGTTGATTTAGAAAGCCTCTTATATGAATACAACTATATTTCCGATACTAGGTATTAGCATTATTGATGTCTATTTGCTACGTCCTATGTTAAAATTGTAGTGGAATTTCTGTTCTTAGGTTGCATACTTCATTGTATTATGGCTGGATTTTTTACGTGGTAGTTTCCATCAACTTTGTGATATAGTTCCTTCTAtgtttttatattttcaaatttgtgGTCAGTTATATTTCATCTTTGAACATCGTTTTCTTTTGTTTACAGTTTAATGCCTCCGTCCCTAAGTATGCTTCTACAGTGGCTCAAAGGAATCTGAAAAATTTTACTCAGGTGATTTTTGGTATTCATAAGATGTAAAGTTTGGTGCTTTCATCAGCTGTACTTTAAAAGCTACATTTCTGTAAGAGTAAGACTATATATGCTTCATCTGGTGGACATAATTTCATTTGTTCTCACTCATAAGAATCTGTGTGATTGGATATATAAGTTAAGTAATGCTAGAGGTACCAAAATGGTTTTCCGTATAGTCCCAAATGATTAAAACCTTTTTTGTACCTATATTTTGAAGAGAAGTCACCTTTGACTTGAATATTTCTCAGTGGATAGTTGGATAACAGGGATACATAAGGCATTATGCCCGGTCCTGTTTTATCAGTCCTGCTGCCAGATATAATATGAAGTTACATTTATTAATTGTGATATGCCATGTGGCAAGAGCAGCTAAATATTAAAGGACTAATGTTAAAAACTAGTATACATGTACCTTATAATGGTTTCAGAGTGCAAAAGAGTTTGAGTGGCATATACTAAATGTTTGATTCGGTGAAATGGGTGATATATCCTATGATAAAGAGATGGTGAGCCAGGAGTTGGATTCTATGATGTTTATTTATTCGTAGAAAGAAATAATTGTACTTCCATTATATTGGTTCCATAAAGTCAGACTTAAATGCTCAATTTTTTGGTCCACGAATTTTTAATTTATGTAatctatatttattttttcatcTGGACAGCCCTATCTTGAACTGGCAGTTAGTTATGGCACTGGAAAAGTTGCAGAATTGGAGGCATGCATTCGGCAACACAGGGAGAGGTTTCAGAATGTGAGTATATTAGTCAGAGGAGGTTTAGATGTATTTTTCAGCTGAAGAAAATTAAAATAAAGCTTGAGATGGATACCTCTCTATAATGTTTTGTTGTAAATCCCTAATCTTCTGCTTTTCAGGACAACAATTTTGGGTTGGCGAGGCAGGTCGTATCATCCATATACAAGAGAAATATACAGAGATTGACTCAGACATATTTGACTCTCTCCCTCGAAGGCATAGCCAACAGTGTGCAACTGAATAGCCCTAGGGAGGCAGAAATGCATGTTCTTCAAATGGTAATTAAATTACAGGGTGCTACCActctttttcttttttaaatattagtttaTGTGATTGATTGGGGTTTTTTCTTGTAACTCAAAATTTCAGTCTTTAATGTTATTGTAGATCCAAGACGGTGAAATTCATGCTACAATCAACCAGAAGGATGGAATGGTTAGATTCCTAGAGGATCCTGAGCAATATAAATCATGTGCAATGATTGAGCGCATTGACTCATCAATTGAAAGGTATCCTTTCATGAGCTGcactaaaaaaaattaaactatgTCTACATGTGAACAAGGTTGAACCGTATCCAATGAATTTAAGGTGATCTTGATTGGTAATGTAGTGCATTGAGTTTGGTTGATTATATCCCTTCTCTGTCTTTTATAATCACTGATGTTCCATTGATTCTTCAACTTATCTGTCTTAATCTGCTCACCTAAGTCCTACTAGTAATTGTCCAAGTCCTGTTGATACTAGgttttattttttgatttatttactTTGTTCCAGGATGATGACATTATCAAAGAAGCTCACTGCTACAGATGAGCTAATGTCATGTGACCCTGCATACTTGTCAAGGGTAAATTTGTTCTCCCAAATTTCAGCAGTTCCTTGGTAAAACACAGACATTATTGTGTTTAACTAAAGTGCGCTTTAAATCAGGTTGGGAAGGAGCGAGCGCCAAGGCTAGACTTTGATGACTATGATCCTGTTCCTCAGAAGTTCAGCATGTGAAGTGACGGAGACTTTTATTGTGCGTAAAAGGATAGAAAACGTGTTGCAATAACAGTTTGTTAGTCACTATTAGGGATGTTGAAAATATGATGAAGTTTATCAGAATCGGTAACAGTGACAGGGTGTCATGCTAGACTTAATTGTCAGTTTATTGCAGACTTTATAATTGAAGAACATGTTTCTATAAAATTGTTGTCCGACAAGAATTTTCGGAGAGAAATTAGCAAATTGAGAAGCATAGTAGAGTAATTGAGCACTAAAATGAAAATATATGAACCGGGAAATTAGTTTTCACTACAGATTACAGAAGCGCCGTCCATTTTACAAACATGTTAGTCCGTTCAGTGAATATGCGAATGTGTGGATTGAAACAACCAATTACATATATACTgatatgtaatatatattatatatttctCATGAAAGCTGCTTTTATTGAGGACAGAGGCAGCTCTGAAATTTGACGTATCTGATTTGATTAATAAAGTTTAGTGGGGAGGGGGTGGTTCTAATGTTGAGCGCATATCAGAATTCAGGTGGAAAACAAAACTGCCAGTTGTGCTGATTTTGTGATGATACCATATGGGACGGAGTTATCAGAAAATTGTTGAGCAAAAGTAGAGGAAAACGCGGGTTATTATCATTATTTGAAGCTTGAAAAGGGGAGGGCCAGGGCCAGGGCCAGGGCCAGGGCCAGAGTCATTTGTGTTAATACTGAAAAAAGACTCCACCTAAAACATTCTAGCAGAGTTGCTTTTGCACCATAACCAAGACTCGGAAGGAGACTTGGGCAGTGGAGGAAGCAGTAACGCCCTCCTACACAGCCCAAATGGCCACCCCTCACAATGGCAAAACTCCAGAATTACTGACCGTCGTGGCCATTCCAGATACTCCACACGCCTTAAACTCGAGCACTGAGAAAGGTTCGACCTTACAGATACAAATGCTTCCATGTTATCCCCAGTATTTGAACATACAGATAAACAACAACTGCAGACTGAGTAGAAGTCTTCAGTTTCTTCAGTAACATCAACACCGTCTTTCTCCTTTTGTTTGATTGTCTTTGGAGCTATGGAGAATGCTCTGGTTGTAGGATCAAACGCCCAACTACAGCTCTCCAATGCAAGGCTCCCTTTACGCCTGGCTTTCGACTCCATGTATCTACTTAGAACTGCAGAGACAAACATCTGGAAACCCATTTCAAACAATTAAAAGCAGGATAGCACATAAACATGATATAGATATTAAGCCCTCCTAAGTCCTAACATAATATAGTAGTGTCGTGGAAACCTTAATATGctcctaattttataatttacaCTTAGGTTTAATATTGCTGCTATCATTTCTATTAACCCCTCCCCCTACTAACCAACTAGCCATAAAAATGAAAAtgattataaataatttaatgaTTAGTACTTCTtgttcatcatcatcatcatcttgGTCTTGTCGAGGGCTTGAGGACGAAGAAAGCCTTGCACGAAAAGTACAACTGGAAAATGCATCCTTGAGGGTTGATGTAATGTATTTGAACCCATTTGGTTGGTCCTCGTGATATAATGGGGTCATTGTGAAAGTGCAGTTGGATATTTGGAGCTAGTAATATGTGTAACTGAAAGGGCTGTGTTACAAGGTTCATATATAAAGCATgcttttatgaaagtggcatcTCAACCCGAGTAAATTTGTCTGTATTTTATCCTTTGGGGTGAAGACAAAGTTAAATCAGGATAACAAAGTTCAAACAAATTACCTCTAATTTATCGACGTTGGAAGGTCCCCAGTCGATGGCTGTGATGTACCTgcagtattaatctcatatctgCTGCACACTGTATTCTCTTCATCCTGAAGAAATGGTAATGTAGGACTTTGTACCAAACCATGACTACTACTAGTCGTATAATGTGCTTTATTTCTATATTCTTGAAATTTAATTCATTATACCAAATTTATATCTTCGCCTTATCTTTTTTTACATCGATTATGATGTATTATCTGAAATAATTTGAAGCTTTTCCACATATAAATAGTTTATACACTACACAAACACACGTGTAATTTGAATGTAACACAAGTGTTTATTACAAACTAACAACGTACGCACTCTGCAAATCTCATTATTTTTTACCTTCCTGTTTTTTCAACAGACATGTTACCGGTACTACTCTGCTGTATCACAATGGTTTGAACAAGTAAAAGCAATTCCTTTAATTTTAAGCCAATTTATCTTTACTTGCATTGCGTTTAATGAGGCATGCAAAACACGCAAGACATGAGTGTATGACTCCTCAAATTAGTCTGTGGCGAGAACAAATTTTATGCAGTCGCTAATCCATATGCAGAACAACTTCAAAGTTAACAAAATTTGGCGTTTCTATCCTTGCACAGCATGTGCCACTCCTGCAGTACTGCAGCTTGAAGAGCACGATGCTCAACCTCCTCTGCAGTTAACTTGGACAATGTTGAAGGTTCCTTTTCTTCACCATATTCatctttcttttccttttcagcttcctcttcatcatctgagtTTGGAATCTTTGGAGGAGGTTTGGCTGCCTTTAACAGAGCTATCCGTTCCATTGATACTTTAAGCCTCTCTTCAGCAACTGCTTTGACTTCCTCTTCAGCCATATATTCTACTCCTCCATCAGTAAGGTCATCTAACCAAGACTGTACATCTAAGCCAATCTCCTTTGTGATCGCTGAATCTGAAGCTCGCACGACAAATTTGCACAACATAGTCGTCGTCTCATCACCCAAATCTACATTTGTACTTACTTCACTGGAACCAAATATCATCATGCCTAAGAAGCCTCCGTACCAAGTCTTTGCAGCAAAGCATAGCTGTTTCAGACAAAAATGTCTGTAAAGAATTAATAAGTAAATGTATGGTAGATTGGGCTAGGGAATACGGAATGAACTATTTCTGGATCAAATGAATTCTAAAGTTTCTTAATTTATTTTCATGTTCAGCTCAACCTAGCTTGAGTGCACAAGTTTGAATTACAACAATCCTTAACACCGAATACCTGAAAACCAGCTACTGTTCGGATGATGTGGGAGCAAACTTTATGGAATGGCTTGGAAGACAAAGATTTGAGTCCACTTAAAAAAGGTGAAGCTCCATATTGCTGAGCAGCTGTTGCTGTAGATCCACTTCCTTCATATGTATATGCACCTGTGTACTCAATTATAGCAGGTAAACTAGGCCATAAGCGGAAATACTCAACAGGAGAAATCTTATGTGGCAGAAGAAGCTCAGTCAAAGGAATCTTGTAAGGCTGACATCTTAAAATGACAGGATCTCCCGCGTCTTGATTTAGGGTTCCATTATGTCTCATAATGTTCacataatcttcatcgtcgtaATCATCTGGATCACCAGCACCAAAATAGGGGTAATACATGACTTGAACCCAGAGAGCACATCTCTCGAAACTTGAGACAGCCAAAGTCACACTGCACCAGACTGGCTCCTGCAAATAAGACTATTTAATAAACTAAACATACTTCTGCCATGACAAAATATATTATTCCTATTCAAATTAGATATCATTGTTGATCCACATCTAAATATTAACACATTCTCATTTAAAGATAATTGAAGTCCTAGAAATGTGATAGTGATCAACTATTACTTAATTTGTCTAGTCAAGTTACACCTCTGCGCTCAATAATTTTACAGGCTATAATATCTGTACACTTAAGGTACCAGGAAATTGTGGTTTTTTTTAGCTGGTAGAGAAAAATAAAACAGAAAACAATTACCAAAGTCACCGCAGCAGTACTGGTATACATATAATGACATATAGCACAGAAATTGGGAAAGCCATGTCAACAGTGGGAAAGCAATGTCAACATAACAACATGAATAACTAAAACAGGGAATGGACAACATTTTAAGTGATAAATGATATGAATTTCAATCAAACCTGTGAAGCGAGACTTCGCAACTGCCGAACTGCTTGGAGCGATCCATCCATGTAAACCAGTGGACCAGATAAACCTACTTTGATATCTACCCGGCTCAGTTCAATTTCTGTCATATTTAGGACCTGAAATAATTCTGACAGTTTTGTCAGCCCCTGGATGCTTGCAAACCATACATTTAAATGCTAGTCGCTATTCTCTTATAATAGATCATTAGGCAACTTTCTAGctatttattatataaaaaaaatgcaACATAGCCTGTATTAGTTCTTCTAGGTCAATTGTTAATAAAGACTCTTCTCAGACTCTCCCCTCGAGTCTAGAGCTCTTCATAATTAGCTGGAATTATCCTTACTTTGGAACTTACCTTTATCTAATCCTTAATGTATACTGAATAGATATACAAATAGAGAACTCTAGAATAAAAGCTGAAGTTGTAAATAGTTATAGAAGGATGGTTAACCTTTAGGTGCAGAGTGATCCTTCCGTCATTAGAATCTGTCAAATGATATGCTTCGATGTAGCAAGGGTCACTACTACCAGTCAAGGTAACTGCATTTGGAGGAACTTTGAGAAGAGCAGAATCATTTCTTTTAGTCAGCAGTAGAGTTAATTCACTAGGATTAGGCCTCCATAATTCCAAAATGGCCTTATGGACCAACCCTTCCAGTTTTCGATCCTGAGCTGCTGATGCATCATAAAATTGAACGGTTAGCTTGTGGTGGCTAAATGGATAGTCTCCACTGGCTTCACTAAACCCTGCCCATCTGAAACGAAGACATAGCATTAGCATCTAATTTCTGTAAGATACCTACGAAAATTGCTAATATGATTGACAGTAAACATTGCAATATGTGTGTATTCCGATGTGCAATACAGAACTCAGGTAATGGTGCAGATGTCTGCTTTTGCAAAAGAGAGGTTTAATATGAATGCTCAAATAAAGGGATAAATTACTTGCTCTCTGGATGGTTTTGAACATATTTGATTCTTTGCAATATCAACCTAGTTTGGTGTTTGTTAACTGAATCAGCTGCATTATCGTTCCTGTAGTCTTCAAGCTCTTTTGTTAGCAACTGCCCAGCCCTAGCATGACGTGATCCCAACCGCTGAGCACATAAAAGGACTGCTTGAACATCTTGAAGGCTGTTTGTTGTAGCTGCGGATAAGTCAGGATTGAATAAAACTTTGTGGATACTTGATACAATAATGTTCAGAGGATCATCAGGATCATCAGCTAGAAGAGGATCCAAACCCTCCAGATTAACATGTTCTGCAATAGACCATATAAGACGTGCACAAACTCTAGGGGAATTCACCTGCCACATGAACAATTGTTTAGTGAAAAGATACAACTGACACTGTCTCCATGcaggaaaattttaaaataaaaggaACTATATAAACATAGTAAGGAATACTAGATGTAGGGCCACAATCTTTAGTAGAATCATTGGGTGAACCAACACGAGAATTTTCATTATCTTCTACTTCTGCTGTTGAGGAAAACTACAAGAAGATTCTAATCAACGGAAGCAGCAAAATGGACACAGATGACAGGTGTTTATACTTACAAAACTTAACCAAATtttcaggaaaaacaactcacGGTTCATGGAAAACCTTAGTTTTGCACATAATAGAGAGAAATGTTACAACTAATACAAGTATCAAAGCAGAAACAAACTGCATGTTACCAGTTTCTTTTAGCAggattttttttttttgccaagTACTTCTATAATACTATAAAGTGTAGGGTGTTCTTTGGCCATATGAAGGCTAAAGTTTGGTTTTTATTATCAATGTTGGGTGCTCTTGGTTCTTCTCAGCCCAGAAGGCTAGCCAAAGCATTAAGGTGATCCTCGCATTTATGAAAAAATCTGTAGTTACATTTACAACCACACCCAGAAAGAGGATATGGCAGAAAAGAGTTTTTATCTAATGGCACAAAAAACTAAGACAGACAAGGTTCAACTGATGAATATGTATTAATTCATTATAAGATGGCTCAAGTAGCTGACCTATATCGTTCTACAAACTAAACTTTAGTCCAGTAAATAACTTGTTCCATGAATTTCAACATGAATATGTATACGAGTCAGAAGCTACATAAACTCTCATGAATGCATCAAACACATGCGGTACCTTTTATAATTGTTATTAATCTACTTGTACATGCCACAAACCTCAGGCAAAGCTTTAACAAGTTCGCGTTGTAAATTTTGCAATCTTGTTTCGTTAAGAATCTGATCTTGTGATgctccatctttaactcttttgACACCTCCCCTAGTGTCATATATATGGCAAAGCCTAACCAGCAGCTTCAAGTAGCAGTCAATTGCATATGTTCGACCCTCACAATCCCATTTCACACAAGGTTTACAAACTTCCACCACTTCCAAAGCGGGCTCTGTCCAATTTAACGCTCCATAACCTGTTCCATATGCCAGTGCTCCTATTACTCGACTCTCCATACCTGAACTTTTTAGTTCAGGCAATGGTAGGGACAACTGAAAGCAGCTTTCCACCAACATGGCAACTAGTTCTTCTCTAAACAGACTTTTACTTGATACGATGTTGAGATCATCTTTTATCCTGGCTTCTTCAAAAAGTGAAATCACATCTGTTCCTGGAAGAGGTTTTTGTCCTCTTCGAACGCTTTCTTTTGCAAAAAGATCGACACAAAGAGCAGTCCTACATATGCAAGCTAAAGCATGCATGCGATCAGATTCTGCCCTTAGATTTCTCACCATCAGAAGCAACCTTTTAAAAAGTGAAACCTGAAAGATTCGAATTGACAATATGAAAGACGCATTGCACTACAGAAATCATGTCAtgtaatttaaatcattttttttaatGCATTTAAGCCAATTGTAGTTACACTTGTTCAGAAATGAGTTTAAAGTAGTGAACAAGTATTTCGCTACCTTCCACTTTTTATCTAATTAGTTCACAATATTTTTCCTTTTCAACTGAATTAATATGTTTTATCCAAATAACATTCTAGGCTTAATTGG
It contains:
- the LOC141718020 gene encoding COP9 signalosome complex subunit 3, producing the protein MNLNMSSGESIVAQIQGLSTSPRDISQLHAFLKQSDDLIRSDSTRFAPLLTLLDPSIHSLGFLYILDACTSGPTPKEQANEHVCTIARFVKACSTEQIRMAPEKFVSICKKLKDQVMFLAAPIRGIAPMLTAIRKLQSSTEHLTTLHPDFLLLCLSAKCYKNGLSILEDDIYEVDQPRDFLLYGYYGGMICIGLKRFRKAMELLHHVVTAPMSNMSAIAVEAYKKYILVSLIHLGQFNASVPKYASTVAQRNLKNFTQPYLELAVSYGTGKVAELEACIRQHRERFQNDNNFGLARQVVSSIYKRNIQRLTQTYLTLSLEGIANSVQLNSPREAEMHVLQMIQDGEIHATINQKDGMVRFLEDPEQYKSCAMIERIDSSIERMMTLSKKLTATDELMSCDPAYLSRVGKERAPRLDFDDYDPVPQKFSM
- the LOC141718021 gene encoding uncharacterized protein LOC141718021, with the protein product MTPLYHEDQPNGFKYITSTLKDAFSSCTFRARLSSSSSPRQDQDDDDDEQEMFVSAVLSRYMESKARRKGSLALESCSWAFDPTTRAFSIAPKTIKQKEKDGVDVTEETEDFYSVCSCCLSVCSNTGDNMEAFVSVRSNLSQCSSLRRVEYLEWPRRSVILEFCHCEGWPFGLCRRALLLPPLPKSPSESWLWCKSNSARMF
- the LOC141718019 gene encoding protein TPLATE-like isoform X1 — protein: MDILLAQIQADLRSNDALRQSGALLQALQQSAAGRDISVIAKSAVEEIVLSPASAVSKKLAFDLIRNTRLTADLWEVVCAGIRNDLSFHDPDVTAAAVSILAALPSHRLGILISDCSKEISSCFDSVSQNLRFATTETLGSVLARDDLVTLCENNFNLLDKVSYWWKRIGQNMLDSADAVSKVAFESVGRLFQEYESKKMSRLAGDKLVDSENSVAIRSYWVSSMVEFVWRKRNALMSRSLIIPVESFRATVHPLVYAVKAVASGSLEMIEKFYMSSRMAKIEKNVSSNAERLVGVSDVVSHLAPFLNSSLDPALIFEVGVNMLYLADVPGGKPEWASASIIAILTLWDRQEFSSARESIVRAVVTNIHLLDLSMQVSLFKRLLLMVRNLRAESDRMHALACICRTALCVDLFAKESVRRGQKPLPGTDVISLFEEARIKDDLNIVSSKSLFREELVAMLVESCFQLSLPLPELKSSGMESRVIGALAYGTGYGALNWTEPALEVVEVCKPCVKWDCEGRTYAIDCYLKLLVRLCHIYDTRGGVKRVKDGASQDQILNETRLQNLQRELVKALPEVNSPRVCARLIWSIAEHVNLEGLDPLLADDPDDPLNIIVSSIHKVLFNPDLSAATTNSLQDVQAVLLCAQRLGSRHARAGQLLTKELEDYRNDNAADSVNKHQTRLILQRIKYVQNHPESKWAGFSEASGDYPFSHHKLTVQFYDASAAQDRKLEGLVHKAILELWRPNPSELTLLLTKRNDSALLKVPPNAVTLTGSSDPCYIEAYHLTDSNDGRITLHLKVLNMTEIELSRVDIKVGLSGPLVYMDGSLQAVRQLRSLASQEPVWCSVTLAVSSFERCALWVQVMYYPYFGAGDPDDYDDEDYVNIMRHNGTLNQDAGDPVILRCQPYKIPLTELLLPHKISPVEYFRLWPSLPAIIEYTGAYTYEGSGSTATAAQQYGASPFLSGLKSLSSKPFHKVCSHIIRTVAGFQLCFAAKTWYGGFLGMMIFGSSEVSTNVDLGDETTTMLCKFVVRASDSAITKEIGLDVQSWLDDLTDGGVEYMAEEEVKAVAEERLKVSMERIALLKAAKPPPKIPNSDDEEEAEKEKKDEYGEEKEPSTLSKLTAEEVEHRALQAAVLQEWHMLCKDRNAKFC
- the LOC141718019 gene encoding protein TPLATE-like isoform X2 gives rise to the protein MDILLAQIQADLRSNDALRQSGALLQALQQSAAGRDISVIAKSAVEEIVLSPASAVSKKLAFDLIRNTRLTADLWEVVCAGIRNDLSFHDPDVTAAAVSILAALPSHRLGILISDCSKEISSCFDSVSQNLRFATTETLGSVLARDDLVTLCENNFNLLDKVSYWWKRIGQNMLDSADAVSKVAFESVGRLFQEYESKKMSRLAGDKLVDSENSVAIRSYWVSSMVEFVWRKRNALMSRSLIIPVESFRATVHPLVYAVKAVASGSLEMIEKFYMSSRMAKIEKNVSSNAERLVGVSDVVSHLAPFLNSSLDPALIFEVGVNMLYLADVPGGKPEWASASIIAILTLWDRQEFSSARESIVRAVVTNIHLLDLSMQVSLFKRLLLMVRNLRAESDRMHALACICRTALCVDLFAKESVRRGQKPLPGTDVISLFEEARIKDDLNIVSSKSLFREELVAMLVESCFQLSLPLPELKSSGMESRVIGALAYGTGYGALNWTEPALEVVEVCKPCVKWDCEGRTYAIDCYLKLLVRLCHIYDTRGGVKRVKDGASQDQILNETRLQNLQRELVKALPEVNSPRVCARLIWSIAEHVNLEGLDPLLADDPDDPLNIIVSSIHKVLFNPDLSAATTNSLQDVQAVLLCAQRLGSRHARAGQLLTKELEDYRNDNAADSVNKHQTRLILQRIKYVQNHPESKWAGFSEASGDYPFSHHKLTVQFYDASAAQDRKLEGLVHKAILELWRPNPSELTLLLTKRNDSALLKVPPNAVTLTGSSDPCYIEAYHLTDSNDGRITLHLKVLNMTEIELSRVDIKVGLSGPLVYMDGSLQAVRQLRSLASQEPVWCSVTLAVSSFERCALWVQVMYYPYFGAGDPDDYDDEDYVNIMRHNGTLNQDAGDPVILRCQPYKIPLTELLLPHKISPVEYFRLWPSLPAIIEYTGAYTYEGSGSTATAAQQYGASPFLSGLKSLSSKPFHKVCSHIIRTVAGFQTFLSETAMLCCKDLVRRLLRHDDIWFQ